GGGCAAGGCCGCGGTCATCCACTGCTCGGAGGCGGACGGTACCTCGGCCGCCGAGGGCGTGCGGACGGTCCGCCGGGCCGTCGAGACGGCCGGCGGCAGCTGCCAGACGTACGACTACCCGGGCACCGCGCACGCCTTCTTCAACGAGGACCGGCCGGAGAGCTTCGACCAGCGCGCCGCCGCCACCGCCTGGGCCCGCACCCTCGAACTCTTCCGGGCCAGGCTTGGCTGAGCCCCGTACCCCCGCAGAGGTCGCCGCCCGCGCCGGTCGGGCGACCGACCTGGCCGACCTCGACGGCGTGGTGAGCGACTGCTTTGCCTGCGCCCGGCTGGTCGCCTGGCGGGAGCAGGTCGCCCGCACCCGCCGGGCAGCCTTCCGGGACCAGGAGTACTGGGGTCGCCCGGTGCCGGGCTTCGGCGACCCGGCGGCCCGTATCGCCGTCCTCGGCCTCGCTCCCGCCGCACACGGCGGAAACCGCACCGGCCGCATCTTCACCGGCGACCGCTCGGGCGACGTCCTCTTCGCCGCCCTGCATCGGGCCGGCCTGGCGAACCAGCCGACCAGCGTCGCCGCCGACGACGGGCTGACCCTGCGGGACACCCGGATCTTCGCGGCGGTGCGCTGCGCGCCGCCGGTCAACAAGCCCACCCCGGCCGAGCGGGACACCTGCGCGCCGTGGCTGCACCGCGAGGTCACGCTGATCCGACCGACCCTGCGCGTCGTGGTCGCGCTGGGCGCGTTCGCGTGGGCCGCTTGGTGGCCGGCCCTGAACCAGGTGTATAGTGTGCGCCCGCCCAGCCCGCGACCGGCATTCACGCATGGGGCACACTGGTCCGCAACGGCCGCACCGGAGCTGCTGGGTTGCTACCACGTCAGCCAGCAGAACACCTTCACCGGGCGGCTGACACCAGAGATGCTGGACGAGGTGTTCGCCCGGGCGAAGAGACTGGCCGGGGTGAAGTAGAGGCTGCGGGGCGGTGGCGATGACGAACGGGACGCACCGGCCCGTGCGGTTCGCCTTGGCGACGGCGAGGTAGGTCGGGATGGACCTCAGCGTGCTCCGCAGGTGGTGGCCGGTCACGGCGGTCGCTCTTCTGCTCGCCGTGGCCGCGGTCACGGCCGCGCACTCGTCGCTCGGCGCCAGCCGCATCCCACCGGCCGCGGAGAACGTGCCCTTCGTGCCCGAGTATCCGACGACCGAACCGAGACCATCGATCCCGGCCGAACCGCGGGACGCGGCGGACGCGACGCGGGCCCAGATCCCGTCGTGGATCGCCACGGCGGCGCTGGTGCTGCTCGGTCTCGCCCTGGTCGCCGCGTTCGGCTACCTCGCCGTGACCCTGGCCCGGGGCGCGGTGCGACGGGTCACCCGGCGGCTCCCCGCGCAGCGGCCCGCGCGCGCTCCGGCGGCAGACACCGCCCAAGAGGTGGTCGCCGCACTCGACGCCGGTCTGGTTGACCTGGACGACGCCGACACGGACCCGCGGACGGCGGTCATCGCCTGCTGGGTGCGCCTCGAGGAGGCCGCCGCTGGTGCCGGCGTGCCCCGGCTCGCCGGGGACACCCCCACCGACCTGGTGACCCGTCTGCTGCGCGGCGACCCGGCGGCGGATGTCCCGGCCATCGCCAGCGCCGACGTGCTGGCCGAGTTCGCCCACGTCTTCCGCGAGGCGCGGTACGCGACCCGGCCCGTGGACGAGCACACCCGAGATCAGGCCCGGGCCGCCCTGCGGCGGCTCCGGGGCGAACTGGCCGGCGTCGTGCCGGCGGGGGTGGGGGAATGAGCGAGCGGATCGTCGGTCCCGGTGTCCGGGCATCCGGTACCGGCGGCGAACGCGGCGAGGCGTCGGGATGAGCGGCACGAGCATCGACGACCTGCTCACCGCCGAGGAGGACGGGCCGTCCCGTCGGCCGCGCTCCGGCAGGCGGTCCGGGCAGGTGCTGCGGGCGGTTCTCGCGGTGGCCGCCGCCGTGGTCGTCCTGGCCGCCGGTCTCCGTGTGCTGGGTCTGCAGGTGTCGCCGCTGGTCCTGGTGGCCGCGGTGGCCGCCCTGATCGCGGTGCGCCGGGTCGTCAGTTCCCTGGCGCCGCCCCGGTCGGCCGCCCGAACGGCCCCGAAGGCAGGCCGAAGCGCCGGCGGCCCAGGCA
The sequence above is a segment of the Micromonospora sp. WMMA1363 genome. Coding sequences within it:
- a CDS encoding DUF4129 domain-containing protein, which produces MDLSVLRRWWPVTAVALLLAVAAVTAAHSSLGASRIPPAAENVPFVPEYPTTEPRPSIPAEPRDAADATRAQIPSWIATAALVLLGLALVAAFGYLAVTLARGAVRRVTRRLPAQRPARAPAADTAQEVVAALDAGLVDLDDADTDPRTAVIACWVRLEEAAAGAGVPRLAGDTPTDLVTRLLRGDPAADVPAIASADVLAEFAHVFREARYATRPVDEHTRDQARAALRRLRGELAGVVPAGVGE
- a CDS encoding uracil-DNA glycosylase — translated: MAEPRTPAEVAARAGRATDLADLDGVVSDCFACARLVAWREQVARTRRAAFRDQEYWGRPVPGFGDPAARIAVLGLAPAAHGGNRTGRIFTGDRSGDVLFAALHRAGLANQPTSVAADDGLTLRDTRIFAAVRCAPPVNKPTPAERDTCAPWLHREVTLIRPTLRVVVALGAFAWAAWWPALNQVYSVRPPSPRPAFTHGAHWSATAAPELLGCYHVSQQNTFTGRLTPEMLDEVFARAKRLAGVK